Proteins from a genomic interval of Croceicoccus naphthovorans:
- a CDS encoding alpha/beta hydrolase encodes MSELHTGDVQDDVDPKIREFVNGINAGYDALLPETPLSMPERRAIAERVREPWRSGGPRMAETQDYDVVGVRLRVHRPTDAASLPAMLYIHGGGWALFSIDTHDRLMREYASRAGIVVVGIDYSLSPEAKFPAALNEAVSAIGWMRENADDLGIDPARIAVGGDSAGGNLAVSTCLKLRELGLPQLQGMVLNYGAFAPDHTPSYARYDGPNYCLTVDEMDAFWDDYLADPSQKSDPLAVPTLGDLHDLPPAFMAIAKLDILRDCNHTLAEKLADVGVAVEAVEYETATHSFLEAMSIAPLASRALDDQAKWLRSALGVV; translated from the coding sequence ATGAGCGAGTTGCATACCGGGGACGTGCAGGACGACGTCGATCCGAAGATCCGTGAATTCGTGAACGGCATCAACGCCGGATACGATGCGCTTTTGCCCGAAACGCCGCTGTCCATGCCCGAACGGCGCGCCATTGCCGAACGCGTGCGCGAACCGTGGCGCAGCGGCGGGCCGCGCATGGCCGAAACGCAGGACTACGATGTCGTGGGCGTCCGCCTGCGCGTACATCGCCCGACCGACGCGGCAAGCCTGCCGGCGATGCTCTATATTCATGGCGGCGGCTGGGCGCTGTTCAGTATCGACACGCACGACCGGCTGATGCGCGAATACGCTTCGCGCGCGGGGATCGTTGTTGTCGGTATCGACTATAGCCTGTCGCCCGAAGCAAAATTCCCGGCGGCTTTGAACGAGGCCGTCTCGGCCATCGGCTGGATGCGTGAGAACGCCGACGATCTTGGCATCGACCCGGCGCGCATTGCGGTTGGGGGCGATTCCGCAGGGGGCAATCTTGCCGTTTCGACCTGCCTGAAATTGCGCGAACTTGGCCTTCCCCAGCTTCAGGGCATGGTGCTGAATTACGGTGCCTTCGCGCCGGATCATACCCCCAGCTATGCCCGCTATGACGGGCCGAACTATTGCCTGACCGTCGACGAGATGGATGCGTTCTGGGACGACTATCTGGCCGATCCCTCGCAAAAGTCCGACCCGTTGGCGGTGCCGACATTGGGAGACCTGCACGACCTTCCGCCCGCGTTCATGGCGATTGCGAAGCTTGATATCCTACGCGATTGCAATCACACGCTGGCCGAAAAACTGGCCGACGTGGGCGTTGCGGTAGAAGCTGTGGAGTATGAAACCGCCACGCATAGCTTCCTAGAGGCAATGTCGATCGCTCCGCTTGCCAGCCGGGCACTGGACGATCAGGCAAAGTGGCTGCGCTCCGCGCTGGGCGTGGTATAG
- a CDS encoding AraC family transcriptional regulator, whose amino-acid sequence MKHSFDVLGIDRPVVALQDEYSAGFTDPMHCHDHVQILFASAGVMSVTTRETSFVIPPQRAVWLPAGVMHEVSCRGPVSLRTLYLRDHPTVEDDACRVFEVSNFLKAIILEISSFDPLYDTSGREGEIIRLLLNEVDRMPNAPYCVTMPSDPRLLRVCNEIIADPSDPRDIDDWAKLAAMGRRTFTRAFKQETGMGLAVWRQQVRLMEALSMLASGQSVTQVAFEVGYDSPSGFSAMFRRAFGVPPSQYLVN is encoded by the coding sequence ATGAAACACAGTTTCGACGTACTCGGCATCGATCGCCCGGTTGTGGCGCTTCAGGACGAATACTCGGCCGGTTTCACCGATCCGATGCATTGCCACGATCATGTGCAGATACTCTTCGCCTCTGCTGGCGTGATGTCTGTGACGACGCGGGAAACCAGCTTCGTGATCCCTCCGCAGCGGGCCGTCTGGCTGCCCGCCGGGGTCATGCACGAGGTATCGTGCCGTGGTCCGGTATCGCTGCGCACGCTATACTTGCGCGATCATCCTACGGTTGAGGACGATGCATGCCGTGTGTTCGAGGTGTCGAACTTTTTGAAGGCGATCATCCTCGAAATTTCCAGCTTCGATCCGCTCTACGACACGTCAGGTCGGGAGGGGGAGATCATCCGGCTTTTGCTCAACGAAGTCGACCGGATGCCCAACGCCCCATACTGCGTGACGATGCCGTCCGATCCGCGGTTGCTTCGCGTGTGTAACGAGATCATCGCCGATCCGTCCGACCCGCGCGACATCGACGACTGGGCGAAACTGGCCGCGATGGGGCGCCGCACGTTTACCCGTGCATTCAAGCAGGAAACCGGCATGGGTCTCGCCGTATGGCGCCAACAGGTCCGATTGATGGAGGCGCTCTCGATGCTCGCATCCGGCCAGTCCGTCACGCAAGTCGCGTTTGAGGTCGGCTATGACAGCCCCAGCGGGTTCAGCGCGATGTTCCGCCGCGCTTTCGGCGTGCCGCCCAGCCAGTACCTTGTGAACTAA
- a CDS encoding amidohydrolase family protein, giving the protein MRLLLAIAALFVAPLAHAETIAITHAHVMDGAHEVQDATIVVSNGRIASVSAKGPVPADARVIDVAGRPVTPALSAAATQIGIVGIGGEDSAVTSGALNVSRAVDPNALTIQDARALGVAHAMVFPSTGSGAISGSGAMLYLKPGADPVETPVAAVFAVPAADQGNGSRSAAWAAIRDALNDTSDADLNAVVAGRIPLAIKANRESDILQAIALSREFGIRVVVMGGAEAWRVADELASSKVAVIVDPLDDLPFTYDSIASRRDNAAILSRAGVRMAFMVSGLTVYLSYNVGTALREGAGLVAANGLSRAEALRAITTGPSLVWTGNEAQGLVAGAPADLVIWDGDPLEPASAADQVIIAGKEVSPVTRRTMLRDRYHPSRMNDPLPPAYR; this is encoded by the coding sequence ATGCGGCTACTGCTGGCCATAGCGGCGCTCTTCGTCGCCCCCCTCGCCCATGCCGAGACGATCGCGATCACCCATGCACACGTGATGGATGGCGCGCATGAGGTGCAGGATGCGACGATCGTCGTGTCGAACGGCAGGATCGCTTCGGTCAGCGCGAAAGGCCCCGTCCCCGCCGATGCCCGCGTGATCGACGTGGCAGGGCGCCCTGTCACGCCCGCGCTTTCGGCAGCCGCTACGCAGATCGGCATCGTCGGGATCGGCGGTGAGGATAGCGCGGTCACAAGCGGCGCGCTGAACGTATCGCGCGCGGTCGATCCCAATGCCCTGACCATTCAGGACGCCCGCGCGCTTGGCGTGGCCCATGCGATGGTCTTCCCATCGACCGGATCGGGCGCGATCTCCGGCTCCGGAGCCATGCTCTATCTGAAGCCCGGTGCCGACCCGGTCGAAACGCCCGTGGCTGCGGTGTTTGCCGTGCCCGCTGCCGACCAAGGCAACGGATCGCGCAGCGCAGCTTGGGCGGCGATCCGCGACGCGCTGAACGACACCTCCGACGCCGACCTGAACGCAGTCGTTGCAGGACGCATTCCGCTGGCGATCAAAGCAAACCGCGAAAGTGACATCCTGCAGGCCATCGCCCTGTCGCGCGAATTTGGCATTCGCGTCGTCGTCATGGGCGGGGCAGAGGCATGGCGGGTCGCCGATGAACTGGCCAGCAGCAAGGTTGCGGTCATTGTCGATCCGCTGGACGACCTGCCCTTTACCTACGATTCCATCGCCTCGCGCCGCGACAACGCAGCGATCCTTTCCCGCGCCGGGGTGCGCATGGCGTTCATGGTCTCCGGCCTGACGGTCTATCTGTCGTACAACGTCGGCACCGCTTTGCGCGAAGGGGCCGGATTGGTCGCCGCGAATGGCCTGTCGCGGGCCGAGGCATTGCGGGCCATCACCACCGGACCCTCGCTGGTCTGGACCGGAAACGAGGCGCAAGGCCTCGTCGCCGGGGCACCCGCCGATCTGGTGATTTGGGACGGCGATCCGCTCGAACCGGCCAGTGCCGCCGATCAAGTGATTATCGCGGGCAAGGAGGTTTCTCCCGTCACACGGCGCACCATGCTACGCGATCGCTATCATCCTTCGCGCATGAACGACCCGCTACCGCCCGCCTATCGATGA
- a CDS encoding amidohydrolase family protein gives MIARCFISTLALIAATPALAHPGDVPAPEGTVAAGSVDAMGQRGQTLPMQPARSARIDVREGTWLSPDISPDGRTIVFEMLGDIYLLDRKGGKARPILTGMAFDSQPVFSPDGKRIVFVSDRSGAENIWVAGADGRHPRQVTLYDGNTVFTSPVWSADGRSIYASRYHADRVAFELWKFDARTGAGDIVVPIKSSPDQPRDQWRSTLGAVPSPDGRYLYFAGNLGGDRGDVPEWTIIRRDLFSGTEETLVSAPRSPRPDLVLGTAFRPAVSPDGRLIAYGVRDRGESGLKLLDTQTGESRWLSYPVQHDQLQATPWRDLLPRHSFTPDGKALIVNTGGKLASIDVDTGKARDIPFHVESEIGIGPSTRHVTRMEDGPLEARLIQDPARSPDGTKLAFSAVGSLYVMDLRDGAVPVAIGEGFQPSWSPDGASLAYVRWTARESGHVWLRNLGSGQDRRVSNVAGFYTAPVFTPDGTQVLAMRSSNDSRMHSYMEFGATRDATLVAMPVAGGAARDVDNGSIGGTPHFDATDGTVLVNRYDGVYRVPLAGGEAEKVVGVQGPGWYFAEGRAQADDIRISPDGREALVRHAQQLSLIVLPETGTDIDLSDPTLMHRRLTDEGADFMQWSADGQTIGWALGSTWYERPRPGIALAHGKAGDVPDVAGEAFRAKVTLPRGIRADGSIVLRGATVLTMAAAPVENADLLVTDGRIVAVGPRGSFAIPAGATVRDVSGKWIVPGFIETHVHVADVRRQVLDFESWGPLANLAYGVTTSFDPSTLTIDMLAYEDAIEAGKMIGSRIPSTGPAIFSFNDFTSYDQVKAVLRRYRDHYRIGNIKMYRTGNRRVRQWIAQAAAELGLYPTTEGALAMKLDLTQIIDGYAGHEHALPAEPLRDDVLSLMTQTGVGYTTTLMIGNGGPQGQDYFIVRDAPADDPKLNRFAPRFIVDMKMRNRTYRPLDAYFFPIVGESAARLMRRGGLVGIGSHGEVPGLGFHWEMEGHVIGGMTPAEVLHAATIGSARAIGREGDLGSIEPGKIADLVILDRDPTNDIRNTLAIDAVMQAGRLRDGETMDEIWPMQKPLPRRWYCDDIPPATADPCAPPTDRE, from the coding sequence ATGATCGCACGGTGCTTCATCTCGACGCTGGCACTGATCGCCGCGACGCCCGCCCTCGCCCATCCCGGCGACGTTCCGGCACCGGAAGGTACGGTCGCGGCAGGCAGTGTCGATGCAATGGGGCAGCGGGGCCAGACACTACCGATGCAGCCTGCCCGCAGCGCCAGGATCGACGTGCGCGAAGGCACGTGGCTCTCGCCCGACATATCGCCGGATGGCAGGACCATCGTCTTCGAAATGTTGGGCGATATCTACCTGCTGGACCGCAAGGGCGGCAAGGCTCGACCGATCCTGACCGGCATGGCTTTCGATTCACAGCCGGTGTTTTCGCCCGACGGCAAGCGCATCGTCTTCGTCAGCGACCGTTCGGGGGCTGAGAACATCTGGGTCGCCGGCGCCGACGGCCGTCACCCGAGACAGGTGACGCTTTACGACGGCAACACGGTGTTCACTTCACCGGTGTGGTCGGCCGACGGGAGGAGCATCTACGCCTCGCGCTATCACGCAGACCGCGTCGCGTTCGAACTCTGGAAATTCGACGCTCGGACTGGCGCGGGCGATATCGTCGTACCGATCAAATCCAGCCCCGACCAGCCACGCGACCAATGGCGCAGCACGCTGGGCGCGGTTCCCTCGCCAGACGGACGCTATCTCTATTTCGCGGGCAATCTGGGCGGCGATCGCGGCGACGTCCCGGAATGGACGATTATCCGCCGCGATCTTTTCAGCGGCACAGAGGAAACGCTGGTCTCGGCCCCGCGCAGCCCGCGACCCGATCTCGTGCTGGGCACCGCGTTCCGCCCTGCCGTATCGCCGGACGGTCGCCTGATCGCATATGGCGTGCGCGATCGGGGCGAAAGCGGGCTGAAGCTGCTCGATACGCAGACCGGGGAATCGCGCTGGCTGTCCTATCCGGTTCAGCACGACCAGTTGCAGGCGACGCCGTGGCGCGACCTGCTGCCCCGGCACAGCTTTACGCCCGACGGCAAGGCGCTGATCGTGAACACCGGCGGAAAGCTGGCCAGCATCGACGTTGACACCGGCAAGGCCCGCGACATCCCATTCCACGTAGAGTCAGAGATCGGGATCGGCCCCTCTACCCGCCACGTCACGCGAATGGAGGATGGGCCGTTGGAAGCGCGTCTTATCCAGGATCCGGCGCGATCGCCCGATGGGACGAAGCTGGCGTTTTCGGCGGTCGGGTCGCTCTATGTGATGGACCTGCGCGATGGTGCCGTGCCGGTCGCAATCGGAGAGGGTTTTCAGCCCAGTTGGTCGCCCGATGGCGCATCGCTGGCCTACGTGCGTTGGACCGCCCGCGAATCCGGGCATGTCTGGCTGCGCAACCTCGGTTCGGGACAGGATCGACGCGTATCGAATGTAGCCGGGTTCTACACCGCCCCCGTATTCACGCCCGACGGGACACAAGTGCTGGCCATGCGATCCAGCAACGACTCCCGCATGCACAGCTATATGGAATTCGGCGCGACGCGCGATGCCACGCTGGTCGCGATGCCCGTCGCGGGCGGGGCGGCGCGCGATGTGGATAATGGTTCCATCGGCGGCACCCCACATTTCGATGCGACGGACGGTACGGTGCTCGTCAACCGTTACGACGGTGTCTACCGCGTGCCGCTTGCAGGTGGCGAGGCTGAGAAGGTCGTCGGCGTGCAAGGCCCCGGCTGGTACTTTGCGGAAGGGCGCGCACAGGCGGACGACATTCGCATCAGCCCCGACGGCCGCGAGGCGCTGGTCCGTCATGCGCAGCAGCTCAGCCTGATCGTGCTACCCGAAACGGGGACCGACATCGACTTGTCCGACCCCACCCTGATGCACCGCCGCCTGACCGACGAGGGCGCAGACTTCATGCAATGGTCGGCGGACGGCCAGACCATCGGCTGGGCGCTGGGATCGACTTGGTACGAACGTCCGCGCCCCGGAATTGCCTTGGCCCATGGCAAGGCAGGCGATGTGCCTGATGTCGCAGGTGAGGCGTTCCGCGCCAAGGTCACGTTGCCACGCGGTATCCGGGCGGATGGTTCGATCGTCCTGCGCGGCGCGACAGTCCTGACGATGGCCGCAGCACCGGTCGAAAACGCCGACCTGCTCGTCACCGATGGCCGGATCGTCGCGGTCGGCCCACGCGGAAGCTTTGCCATCCCGGCGGGCGCGACAGTCCGCGATGTCAGCGGCAAGTGGATCGTCCCCGGCTTTATCGAAACCCACGTCCACGTTGCCGACGTGCGGCGGCAAGTGCTCGATTTCGAAAGCTGGGGCCCGCTTGCCAATCTTGCCTATGGCGTCACGACATCCTTCGACCCGTCGACGCTGACCATCGATATGCTGGCCTATGAAGACGCGATCGAGGCTGGCAAGATGATCGGTTCGCGCATCCCTTCGACGGGTCCCGCGATCTTCTCGTTCAACGATTTCACGTCCTACGACCAGGTCAAGGCGGTGCTGCGCCGCTATCGCGATCACTATCGCATCGGCAACATCAAGATGTACCGCACCGGCAACCGCCGCGTGCGCCAGTGGATCGCGCAGGCCGCGGCAGAGCTTGGCCTATACCCTACGACAGAGGGCGCGCTGGCGATGAAACTGGACCTGACTCAGATCATCGACGGCTATGCCGGGCACGAACACGCCCTGCCCGCCGAGCCGCTACGCGACGATGTGCTGTCCCTGATGACGCAGACCGGGGTCGGCTATACGACCACGCTGATGATCGGCAACGGCGGGCCGCAGGGGCAGGACTATTTCATCGTCCGCGACGCGCCGGCCGACGATCCGAAGCTCAACCGCTTTGCCCCGCGCTTTATCGTCGACATGAAGATGCGCAACCGCACTTATCGCCCGCTAGACGCCTATTTCTTCCCGATCGTCGGCGAGAGTGCTGCGCGGCTGATGCGGCGCGGGGGGCTGGTCGGCATCGGATCGCATGGCGAAGTGCCGGGGCTTGGCTTTCATTGGGAAATGGAAGGCCACGTCATCGGCGGCATGACCCCGGCAGAAGTGCTGCACGCCGCCACCATCGGATCGGCCCGCGCCATCGGGCGAGAAGGGGACCTTGGCTCTATTGAACCGGGCAAGATCGCCGATCTGGTCATTCTGGATCGCGATCCCACTAACGACATCCGCAACACCCTGGCCATCGATGCGGTGATGCAGGCAGGACGCCTGCGCGACGGCGAGACGATGGACGAGATCTGGCCGATGCAGAAACCGCTGCCCCGCCGCTGGTATTGCGACGACATTCCGCCCGCCACGGCGGACCCATGTGCACCCCCCACTGACCGGGAGTAG
- a CDS encoding amino acid permease, translating into MAKGSGGPRIRKSLADIHVDIQSNGLKRSLGPVQLVLLGIGCIVGAGIYVMTGAAAANYAGPAVLLSFVLAGLACGFTGLCYAELASTLPVSGSSYSYTYASLGEVAAWTIGWLLMLEYGLAGSALAAGLSGYLSSLLSDFGVIIPEALRTPWITSTVGTGGLEFSSGNGINLVAAVCVALVALVLVRGVSESARVNAIIVVIKISVLILFVGVGAFYVVPDNWFPFIPESQGGFTYGEAGIFRGASILFFAYLGFETISTAALEARNPQRDMPIGIIGALIVCTILYMAVGLVLTGLVPYQQLGVPDPIALAVDQIGMPAFTLVIKLGAVLGLMSVLLVNTYGHTRICFAMSQDGLLPRLFSSVHTEWMTPHLGTVFVAIITAIAAATLPITILGDLVSLGTACAFSIVAITVMWLRTNEPDLERPFRVPLGGIWIKGVWIGTVPVLALVFCLTMVGPVVIDIGLKAAEGQPLPAIVLGIYFALGFLLYRQYGWHNSRLRKIAREAEQAPAGS; encoded by the coding sequence ATGGCAAAGGGTTCAGGCGGACCGCGCATTCGCAAATCGCTGGCCGACATTCACGTCGACATCCAGAGCAACGGCCTGAAACGGTCGCTTGGTCCGGTTCAACTCGTTCTGCTGGGCATCGGCTGCATCGTCGGCGCGGGCATCTATGTGATGACCGGCGCGGCGGCGGCGAACTATGCCGGGCCTGCGGTTTTGCTGTCGTTCGTTCTGGCGGGGCTGGCCTGCGGGTTTACCGGGCTTTGCTATGCCGAACTGGCCTCGACCCTGCCGGTCTCAGGCTCGTCCTACAGCTATACTTACGCCAGCCTTGGCGAAGTGGCGGCATGGACCATCGGCTGGCTGCTTATGCTGGAATACGGGCTGGCCGGATCCGCGCTGGCTGCGGGGCTTTCGGGCTATCTGTCCAGCCTGCTGTCCGACTTTGGGGTGATCATTCCAGAGGCGCTGCGCACGCCGTGGATCACCAGCACCGTGGGCACCGGCGGGCTGGAATTTTCCAGCGGCAACGGCATCAACCTCGTCGCGGCGGTTTGCGTGGCGCTGGTTGCCCTCGTGCTGGTCCGGGGCGTGTCGGAATCGGCGCGGGTCAACGCGATCATAGTGGTGATCAAGATTTCGGTCCTGATCCTGTTCGTCGGGGTTGGCGCGTTCTATGTCGTGCCCGACAACTGGTTCCCCTTCATCCCTGAAAGCCAGGGCGGCTTCACCTATGGCGAGGCCGGGATTTTTCGCGGCGCATCGATCCTGTTCTTCGCCTACCTCGGCTTCGAAACGATCTCGACTGCCGCGCTGGAGGCGCGCAATCCGCAGCGTGATATGCCCATCGGCATCATCGGCGCGTTGATCGTCTGCACGATCCTTTACATGGCGGTTGGCTTGGTCCTGACGGGGTTGGTGCCGTATCAACAGCTTGGCGTGCCCGATCCGATCGCGCTGGCCGTCGACCAGATCGGGATGCCGGCCTTCACGTTGGTGATCAAGCTGGGCGCGGTATTGGGGCTGATGTCGGTGCTCTTGGTCAATACGTATGGCCACACGCGCATCTGTTTCGCGATGTCGCAGGACGGGCTGCTGCCGCGCCTGTTTTCCTCGGTCCATACCGAATGGATGACGCCGCATCTGGGCACAGTCTTCGTCGCGATCATCACTGCCATCGCGGCGGCAACTTTGCCCATCACGATCCTGGGCGATCTGGTCAGCCTCGGCACAGCGTGCGCTTTCTCCATCGTTGCGATCACCGTGATGTGGCTGCGCACCAACGAACCGGATCTCGAACGCCCGTTCCGGGTGCCGCTGGGCGGTATCTGGATCAAGGGCGTGTGGATCGGCACGGTTCCGGTTCTGGCGCTGGTGTTCTGCCTGACGATGGTCGGACCGGTCGTGATCGACATCGGGCTGAAGGCCGCCGAGGGTCAGCCCCTGCCTGCCATCGTGCTGGGCATCTACTTCGCGCTCGGCTTCCTGCTCTATCGCCAATACGGCTGGCATAACTCGCGCCTGCGGAAGATTGCGCGAGAAGCTGAGCAGGCCCCCGCCGGATCGTAA
- a CDS encoding amidohydrolase family protein, with protein sequence MRHFRSVCAALAIVATTAFTPAQAERVRPQPMPDAMPSEYRPLPRQDTVLVGATILDGAGGKHVGDVLMRDGRIVAVGSDLQVGDAKRIDATGKWITPGLIDVHTHYGTYLMPQGGPSDWSDVTEASSTNGADAWVEHAVRSSDPAFGYALASGVTTAQILPGSSVLISGRSVVVHTIPMPTVAQMKFPNAPQGLKMACGGNSVNEDSFPTSRQGQIAGLEQYLREGQAFLDSDGDAGQHPKEATIAGAIEGRIPVHLHCYRADDIATWIAVLKKHGIKLGTVHHATEAYKIAPLLAREGICSAVWPDWWGFKREAEDGIAENAAFLEAAGACVVMHSDIPLLGGLLNVETAKAAASGRRAGIDIPPEKAIRWITSNAARSLGLEDRIGTIAKGMNADIVVWSGDPFSVFSKPDLVFIDGAVAFDRNDPDRQPLSDFELGQPQREGM encoded by the coding sequence ATGAGGCATTTTCGCTCGGTCTGCGCCGCGCTGGCCATCGTTGCCACCACAGCGTTCACGCCCGCACAGGCGGAACGCGTCCGCCCGCAGCCGATGCCCGATGCCATGCCCAGCGAATATCGCCCGCTGCCTCGGCAGGATACGGTGCTGGTCGGCGCGACCATCCTTGACGGCGCAGGCGGCAAGCATGTTGGCGACGTGCTGATGCGTGACGGCAGGATCGTTGCGGTGGGCAGCGATCTGCAGGTCGGCGATGCGAAACGGATCGACGCCACGGGCAAGTGGATCACGCCCGGCCTTATCGACGTTCACACCCACTACGGCACCTACCTGATGCCCCAAGGCGGGCCGAGCGACTGGTCCGACGTGACCGAGGCCAGCTCTACCAACGGAGCGGATGCCTGGGTCGAACACGCGGTCCGGTCGTCCGACCCGGCGTTCGGCTACGCCCTCGCCTCCGGCGTGACGACCGCGCAGATCCTGCCGGGGTCGAGCGTGCTGATCTCGGGCCGTTCGGTCGTCGTCCACACGATCCCGATGCCGACCGTAGCGCAGATGAAGTTTCCCAATGCGCCGCAGGGCCTGAAGATGGCTTGCGGAGGGAATTCGGTGAACGAGGATAGTTTTCCAACCAGCCGTCAGGGTCAGATCGCCGGGCTGGAGCAGTATCTGCGCGAGGGGCAGGCCTTCCTCGACAGTGATGGCGACGCGGGTCAGCACCCCAAGGAAGCGACCATTGCCGGTGCTATCGAAGGCCGCATCCCGGTCCACCTGCATTGCTATCGCGCGGACGACATCGCGACTTGGATCGCGGTCCTGAAAAAACATGGCATCAAGCTGGGCACCGTTCACCATGCGACGGAGGCCTACAAGATCGCACCGCTGCTGGCGCGCGAGGGTATTTGCTCGGCAGTCTGGCCCGACTGGTGGGGCTTCAAGCGCGAGGCCGAGGACGGTATCGCCGAGAATGCCGCGTTTCTGGAAGCGGCAGGGGCCTGCGTCGTGATGCATTCGGACATTCCTCTGCTCGGTGGACTGCTGAATGTGGAGACCGCCAAGGCCGCTGCCTCGGGGCGCCGAGCCGGAATTGACATTCCCCCCGAAAAGGCGATCCGCTGGATCACATCTAACGCGGCGCGGTCACTGGGCTTGGAGGACCGAATCGGCACCATCGCCAAGGGCATGAACGCGGATATCGTCGTCTGGTCCGGCGATCCGTTCAGCGTTTTTTCCAAGCCCGATCTCGTCTTCATCGACGGCGCGGTGGCGTTCGATCGTAACGACCCGGACCGCCAGCCGCTGTCCGATTTCGAACTTGGCCAGCCTCAGCGGGAGGGCATGTGA
- a CDS encoding FMN-binding negative transcriptional regulator, which yields MFAPFTDCSQSDIDRLVRDYPLAWLVTRNFNSAPLPLIAEHAEDGTIASLFGHCGRRNLIVADLRDDPLALILFNGPSGYISNRHVSEPNWGPTWNYAAVRFVAEVEFVEAETASSVDRLLDHLEGSDKPHWTPDQLGDRYENMLSQIIAFRAHVREVRPTFKLGQDERPDVLAEIVAKHENRDLTSWMKERARP from the coding sequence ATGTTCGCCCCGTTCACCGATTGCAGCCAAAGCGACATCGACCGCCTTGTCCGCGACTATCCGCTGGCCTGGTTGGTTACCCGGAACTTTAATTCCGCGCCCTTGCCGCTAATCGCGGAGCACGCCGAGGACGGCACGATCGCGTCGCTCTTCGGCCATTGCGGCAGGCGCAACCTGATCGTCGCGGACTTGCGCGACGATCCGCTGGCGCTGATCCTGTTCAACGGTCCGTCGGGCTATATCTCCAACCGCCATGTGTCCGAACCGAACTGGGGGCCGACGTGGAACTATGCGGCAGTGCGGTTCGTGGCAGAGGTCGAATTCGTCGAGGCTGAGACTGCCAGCTCAGTCGATCGCCTGCTCGATCATCTGGAAGGCAGCGATAAGCCGCACTGGACGCCGGACCAGCTAGGCGACAGGTATGAGAACATGCTGTCGCAGATCATCGCCTTTCGCGCCCACGTCCGCGAAGTTCGCCCAACCTTCAAGCTGGGACAGGACGAGCGGCCCGACGTTCTGGCCGAAATCGTCGCCAAGCATGAGAACCGCGATTTGACGAGCTGGATGAAGGAACGCGCCCGACCATGA